In Wenyingzhuangia fucanilytica, the following are encoded in one genomic region:
- a CDS encoding DUF6943 family protein translates to MLYFEIKTHCVGTTYNKPHFFILNKGLNSGKPLYNPCPNCFVVTTTTEEDKNTLFHLSMMLQIGGFYAYYLKGSVIPFITIKDCCNTLKNGLNSLVEVEKHIHNVTTIQKELERLRNTVLKIEQLKKAYIQSCFNQKKQKISA, encoded by the coding sequence ATGCTTTATTTTGAAATCAAAACCCACTGTGTAGGAACGACCTACAACAAACCTCACTTTTTCATTTTAAACAAAGGATTGAACAGCGGTAAACCGCTGTACAATCCTTGTCCGAACTGTTTTGTGGTAACCACTACCACCGAAGAGGATAAAAACACTTTATTCCACTTATCAATGATGCTTCAAATAGGAGGTTTTTATGCTTATTATTTAAAAGGAAGTGTTATTCCATTTATCACTATAAAAGACTGTTGTAATACGTTAAAAAATGGTTTAAATTCACTGGTTGAGGTTGAAAAACATATTCATAATGTTACTACTATTCAAAAAGAATTAGAACGTTTAAGAAATACAGTTCTGAAAATAGAACAGCTAAAAAAAGCTTATATACAATCTTGCTTTAACCAAAAGAAACAAAAAATAAGTGCATAA
- a CDS encoding TrlF family AAA-like ATPase: MNDFKGARWYKCDLHLHTTASRCFQDREVTAQQWVDKAIEQGLDCVAVTDHNSANGIEAIQEIAKNTNLTIFPGVEITCDTSKVHLLVLFDPTKTNTDVRDFLIRCDIDEANFGNQDAKTNKSIIEIADMALKYGAIIIPAHIDEFNGLEAIGNQILQEFYSREDINAVQIVHKAFYEKEYSNATIGSVVPSLNDFYNNPTPAIDEATAKKWYNTVKLSKESDLALLTFSDNPHEPKNSIHGLNGIGSRFTYIKMDETPSLEGLRQAFLLPSHRIVNDFVDATSTTNKPEFWIKSITITNTTLTGTVPFKIGFNPQLNTIIGGRGSGKSSILRFIRGVFNRTSNLENFADLVKEHNSFYKTNEVKGTESVGVFNDVSTIEVEFVRKDFLYRVIASEIVSSVNQTIEINKLVDGNWEKIEEEEFLNFLEFEQYSQKQIFEISKDHNALLDRVDLNVEEIGQLKDKRKVAKENFLKSCITIRTHQVSLKSRLKLKTDIEDLKKKLETLDKAGIKELMAEKKSFAEEEKLLNDYKEQIQVLVNQLEGLKTEFDIEQPDETGFSESNREELKIILTEVKEALSTKATEYEALITSISQIKTDLETKLTSSQWKQAYTTALTNYDVKKAELEAEGVENIDQYEAITKEIETKEEELVALDIIKEKERLELVERAKYQEEFIQLSKDITVKRKAFIDENVTDGKIRVKIKPFRSQTSFELQVRKIIGKDTSFEEDFKKLKELCFQGNVEQKIEEVKKVFRKNYFDDNADVVGGHFKNAVKGITDAGMDELELFMPEDEVVVEYKPENAVTFKSLSTASAGQRTTAILTFLLSFGTIPLILDQPEDDLDNRLVYDLIVDRLKIAKRSRQIIVVTHNANIPVNGDAEYIISMDSESQHTSVLHSGTVEIEEIKKEICDVMEGSEKAFKMRSDRYKLV, encoded by the coding sequence ATGAACGATTTTAAAGGAGCAAGGTGGTATAAGTGCGATTTACATTTACATACAACAGCAAGTAGGTGTTTTCAAGATAGAGAGGTAACAGCTCAACAATGGGTTGACAAAGCTATAGAACAGGGTCTAGATTGTGTTGCGGTTACTGACCACAATAGTGCAAATGGTATTGAAGCAATTCAAGAAATAGCTAAAAACACTAATTTAACCATCTTTCCTGGTGTTGAAATTACTTGTGATACATCTAAGGTTCATTTATTAGTATTATTTGACCCAACCAAAACAAATACTGATGTTCGTGATTTCTTAATAAGATGTGATATAGATGAAGCTAATTTTGGTAATCAAGATGCTAAAACAAATAAAAGTATAATTGAAATAGCAGATATGGCTTTAAAATATGGTGCTATTATTATTCCTGCTCACATTGACGAATTTAATGGTTTAGAGGCTATTGGTAATCAAATTTTACAAGAGTTCTACAGTAGAGAAGATATAAATGCAGTTCAAATTGTACATAAAGCATTTTATGAAAAGGAATATTCTAATGCAACAATCGGTAGTGTTGTTCCAAGTTTAAATGATTTTTACAATAATCCTACACCTGCAATAGATGAAGCTACAGCTAAGAAGTGGTATAATACAGTAAAGCTATCTAAGGAAAGTGATTTAGCGTTATTAACTTTTTCGGATAATCCACACGAACCTAAAAACTCTATACACGGTTTAAACGGTATTGGTTCAAGATTCACTTATATAAAAATGGACGAAACGCCTTCTTTAGAAGGGTTAAGGCAAGCATTTTTATTGCCATCTCATAGAATAGTTAATGATTTTGTTGATGCAACTTCTACAACAAATAAACCTGAATTTTGGATAAAATCAATAACCATAACTAATACTACGTTAACAGGAACAGTGCCTTTTAAAATAGGATTTAATCCACAATTAAATACAATAATTGGTGGTCGAGGTAGTGGTAAATCAAGCATTTTAAGATTTATTAGAGGTGTATTTAACCGTACGAGTAATCTTGAAAATTTTGCTGATTTAGTAAAAGAGCATAATAGTTTCTATAAAACGAATGAAGTAAAAGGAACAGAGTCTGTAGGTGTATTTAATGATGTATCTACCATTGAAGTAGAATTTGTTCGTAAAGACTTTTTATATCGTGTAATAGCATCTGAAATAGTAAGCTCTGTCAATCAAACTATAGAGATTAATAAGTTAGTTGATGGAAATTGGGAGAAAATTGAGGAAGAAGAGTTTTTAAACTTCTTAGAGTTTGAGCAATATTCTCAAAAGCAAATATTTGAAATTTCAAAAGACCACAACGCCTTGTTAGATAGGGTTGATTTGAATGTTGAAGAAATAGGTCAATTAAAAGATAAAAGAAAGGTTGCAAAAGAAAACTTCTTAAAGTCTTGTATTACGATTAGAACACATCAAGTAAGTTTAAAATCAAGACTTAAATTAAAAACTGACATTGAGGACTTAAAAAAGAAATTAGAAACTTTAGATAAGGCAGGAATAAAAGAGTTAATGGCAGAAAAAAAGTCATTTGCTGAAGAAGAGAAATTACTAAACGATTATAAAGAACAAATTCAAGTATTAGTTAATCAATTAGAGGGGCTAAAAACAGAGTTTGATATTGAACAACCAGATGAAACTGGTTTTTCTGAAAGTAATAGAGAAGAACTTAAAATAATCTTAACTGAGGTAAAAGAAGCTCTATCTACAAAAGCAACGGAGTATGAAGCACTAATAACATCAATATCACAGATAAAAACTGATTTAGAAACTAAACTAACATCCTCACAATGGAAGCAGGCATATACTACAGCATTAACTAATTATGATGTAAAGAAAGCTGAACTTGAAGCAGAAGGTGTTGAAAACATAGATCAATACGAAGCTATTACAAAAGAGATTGAAACTAAGGAAGAAGAATTAGTTGCTCTCGATATTATAAAAGAGAAAGAACGTTTAGAACTTGTAGAAAGAGCCAAATATCAGGAAGAATTTATTCAATTATCTAAAGATATAACTGTAAAACGTAAGGCATTTATTGATGAAAATGTAACTGATGGGAAAATTAGAGTAAAAATTAAACCTTTCAGAAGTCAAACAAGTTTCGAGTTACAAGTCCGTAAGATTATTGGTAAAGACACTTCTTTTGAAGAAGATTTTAAAAAGTTAAAAGAGTTATGTTTCCAAGGTAACGTAGAACAGAAAATAGAAGAAGTAAAAAAGGTATTCCGCAAAAATTACTTTGATGATAATGCTGATGTAGTTGGTGGTCATTTTAAGAATGCTGTCAAAGGTATAACGGATGCAGGTATGGATGAATTAGAGTTATTTATGCCAGAGGATGAAGTGGTTGTAGAATATAAACCTGAAAATGCTGTTACGTTTAAATCGTTATCTACTGCTTCTGCAGGACAACGTACTACTGCAATTCTAACTTTCTTATTATCTTTTGGAACAATCCCATTAATATTAGACCAACCAGAAGATGATTTAGATAATAGATTAGTCTACGATTTAATAGTAGATAGATTAAAAATAGCTAAACGAAGTAGGCAAATTATTGTAGTAACTCATAATGCAAATATTCCTGTAAATGGTGATGCAGAATATATTATTTCAATGGATTCAGAAAGTCAACATACATCTGTTTTACATTCTGGTACAGTAGAAATAGAAGAGATTAAAAAAGAGATTTGTGATGTCATGGAAGGAAGTGAAAAAGCTTTCAAAATGCGTTCTGATAGATATAAATTAGTTTAA